The proteins below come from a single Mya arenaria isolate MELC-2E11 chromosome 6, ASM2691426v1 genomic window:
- the LOC128239481 gene encoding uncharacterized protein LOC128239481, whose protein sequence is MEARPARLFPMLESERETEENKNTKRKTETDMRIFTAFLVSLNETRPPHTIPPADLDRHLATYFAIIKKHDGNDYEAASLRGMLCSIERHLRTRNYPVSLTRDAEFANTRNMLKEKQKLLRELVKNDKVERQDSLASVAVQKLNQLYLAKEFGPHNATSVLNALCFSFVVHLKIKKAVDHKQLLWGDVVLLKSAATEQEYLCYQPLAGYEYCRLPLKGLSNLRVLPSARESSLWDPIAIYKLYQSKRPPSMMSQGSPFYLGVTSPQEEECAWYKPVAMGVNKLNDLVRMIRDITGTLPATAPAPTHNISAVHFGSLTGHANTDSGIHQAVLSTNRAASREQPLSLSDLRHNSVDDKVSLDSYAASVGSDLAVERDRKSSQTDTCIPETSNSNSVISGTSLTSPIYSNQDADSGSRALEEAKRRILDELHGLESGARDLIRPWLQRLYFDECTNIWKEAGTRTISLKVTLDIDSDCIRSQNPVSVPANVQIVSQNEERASVNCSDENLRSDSKASNEVEVISEESEAQQSVDCLTHVSNEGENSHTAPIKETKFSVKRAHSYPGSLHCEIPEKVYRPSVSDFENEDNAATASTPVSKADTADEANSEVHENSLPTSEKITDSSSDIANTFPLPNMNGHNLPFASWAYDPRFTMLLRNDFMQTYRGFIEAYNASKVKQGE, encoded by the exons ATGGAGGCGCGGCCCGCGCGGCTGTTCCCGATGTTGGAGTCGGAACGGGAAACGGAGGAAAACAAGAACACAAAGCGGAAGACCGAGACTGATATGCGCATCTTCACGGCCTTCTTG GTGTCCTTAAACGAGACGAGACCGCCGCACACGATTCCGCCCGCAGATCTCGACCGCCATCTCGCAACCTATTTTGCCATCATCAAGAAGCATGACGGGAACGATTATGAGGCGGCGAGTCTGCGCGGGATGCTTTGCAGCATAGAGCGGCACCTACGTACCAGAAACTACCCCGTATCCCTCACCAGAGACGCTGAGTTCGCCAACACTCGAAACATGTTGAAGGAAAAGCAGAAATTGTTACGAGAGCTGGTTAAAAACGACAAAGTTGAACGACAGGACTCGCTGGCATCTGTTGCGGTTCAGAAGCTGAACCAGCTGTACTTGGCGAAAGAATTCGGTCCGCACAATGCTACGTCTGTCCTAAATGCGCTTTGCTTCTCATTCGTGGTCCACCTAAAGATTAAGAAGGCGGTCGACCACAAGCAACTGCTGTGGGGTGACGTCGTGCTCCTCAAATCGGCGGCCACCGAGCAAGAGTATCTGTGTTACCAGCCACTTGCCGGGTATGAATACTGCCGACTGCCACTGAAGGGCTTATCAAACTTACGGGTGCTACCCTCCGCCAGGGAAAGCTCTCTCTGGGATCCTATCGCAATCTATAAGCTCTACCAATCAAAACGCCCACCCTCCATGATGTCACAAGGTAGTCCGTTCTATCTTGGTGTGACGTCACCGCAGGAGGAGGAGTGTGCGTGGTATAAACCAGTTGCTATGGGTGTTAATAAACTCAACGACCTAGTGCGCATGATCAGAGATATAACCGGAACTCTCCCCGCCACAGCCCCTGCTCCCACCCATAATATCTCTGCAGTCCATTTCGGCTCGCTAACTGGTCATGCCAACACCGATTCCGGGATACATCAGGCTGTCCTTAGCACCAATCGTGCAGCAAGCAGGGAACAACCACTATCGTTGTCAGACCTTAGACACAACTCTGTGGACGACAAAGTCAGTTTGGATAGCTATGCGGCAAGCGTTGGGAGCGATCTAGCGGTTGAAAGGGATCGAAAGTCGTCCCAAACAGATACATGTATACCTGAGACATCCAATTCCAACTCCGTAATTTCAGGGACAAGCTTGACTTCTCCGATTTATTCAAACCAAG ATGCGGATTCCGGTTCCCGGGCCTTGGAGGAGGCGAAGCGGCGAATCCTGGACGAATTACACGGACTAGAAAGCGGGGCGCGGGACCTGATACGTCCATGGCTACAGCGTCTATACTTTGACGAAT GTACCAATATATGGAAAGAAGCCGGGACAAGGACGATTTCCCTGAAAGTGACCTTGGATATTGACAGTGACTGCATCAGGTCACAAAACCCAGTGTCTGTTCCAGCTAATGTACAA ATTGTGAGTCAAAACGAAGAGAGAGCCAGCGTCAACTGTTCAGATGAAAACCTGAGGAGTGACTCGAAAGCCTCGAATGAGGTGGAGGTCATTTCGGAGGAGTCGGAAGCGCAACAATCAGTTGACTGTTTGACACACGTGTCCAACGAAGGAGAAAATTCACACACGGCACCGATTAAAGAAACGAAATTTTCTGTCAAAAGGGCACATTCATATCCTGGGAGTCTGCACTGTGAAATTCCAGAAAAGGTTTACCGACCGTCGGTGtctgattttgaaaatgaagaCAACGCCGCAACTGCCAGTACGCCAGTTAGTAAAGCAGATACCGCAGATGAAGCCAACAGTGAAGTACATGAAAACTCGTTACCCACTTCTGAAAAGATAACAGACTCTTCTTCTGACATCGCCAATACATTTCCTCTGCCAAATATGAATGGACACAACTTGCCGTTCGCCTCTTGGGCATACGACCCCCGCTTCACGATGCTTTTGAGAAATGACTTCATGCAAACATACCGAGGTTTTATTGAAGCTTACAATGCCAGTAAAGTCAAGCAAGGAGAATAA